In Prosthecomicrobium sp. N25, one DNA window encodes the following:
- a CDS encoding heavy metal translocating P-type ATPase, translating to MNAPVLTPADAEPLSPHVRDWNAFATPRADGALHMDLAVEGITCAACMSTIEHGLAALPGVRHARLNLTTHRLAVDWTAGETDAGAVVRRLESLGYRAHPFDPGRRTAEEEAEAKALLRALAVAGFSAMNIMLLSVSVWAGNVSDIEPVTRDFFHWLSALIALPTVAYSGRPFFRSAWRALRVGRTNMDVPISIGITLTIGLSLWQTLRSAEHAYYDSAVMLLFFLLLGRFLDHNMRRRTRSVAENVAALRSVTAVRLGPDGAAKEVPVSRIDPGDLVLVRPGERVAVDGLVESGRSGIDQSLVTGETTEVETGPGDRVYAGTLNVTGTLRVRVTAAKEGTLLDEVNRLLEAAAQAKSRYMRLADRVARAYAPVVHLTALLTFAGWLLLGQPADHALVVAVSVLIITCPCALALAIPAVQVVSSGLLFRKGVLIHAGDAIERLASADTVVFDKTGTLTLPEPRLLDMAGLDPLLLADAGRLAASSRHPLGIALAAAAGAGNPVAESIEVPGQGLEAEVDGAVWRLGAPDFCGVTAETLAATRARWPEASLVAFRKGSVDTALFAFAQGLRPDAVAVVERLRGAGYRLEILSGDREEAVRAAAAALGIADWSAGLKPAGKIARLEALKAEGRAVLMVGDGLNDAPALAAAHVSLSPVTAVHLSQAAADAVFLGDRLAPVADALAIARKARAAMVQNLWISILYNLVAVPVAIVGLVTPLVAALAMSGSSIVVTVNALRLRLGSGTAAAPGGSAR from the coding sequence ATGAACGCTCCCGTCCTCACGCCGGCCGACGCCGAGCCGCTCTCCCCGCATGTCCGCGACTGGAACGCCTTCGCGACCCCCCGGGCCGATGGTGCGCTCCACATGGATCTCGCCGTGGAGGGCATCACCTGCGCGGCCTGCATGTCGACCATCGAGCACGGCCTCGCCGCCCTGCCCGGCGTCCGGCATGCCCGCCTGAACCTCACCACCCATCGGCTCGCCGTCGACTGGACGGCCGGCGAGACCGACGCGGGCGCCGTCGTGCGGCGGCTGGAGAGCCTCGGCTACCGCGCCCACCCCTTCGACCCGGGCCGCAGGACCGCCGAGGAGGAGGCCGAGGCCAAGGCGCTCTTGCGCGCCCTGGCGGTCGCCGGCTTCTCGGCCATGAACATCATGCTCCTGTCGGTCTCCGTCTGGGCCGGCAACGTTTCCGACATCGAGCCAGTCACCCGCGACTTCTTCCACTGGCTCTCCGCCCTGATCGCGCTGCCGACCGTCGCCTATTCGGGCCGCCCCTTCTTCCGGTCCGCCTGGCGCGCGCTCCGCGTCGGCCGTACCAACATGGACGTGCCGATCTCGATCGGCATCACGCTGACGATCGGGCTCTCGCTCTGGCAGACGCTCCGCTCCGCCGAGCACGCCTACTACGACTCGGCCGTGATGCTGCTGTTCTTCCTGCTGCTCGGCCGCTTCCTCGACCACAACATGCGCCGCCGCACCCGCTCGGTCGCCGAGAATGTCGCCGCGCTGCGATCCGTCACGGCGGTCCGGCTCGGTCCGGACGGCGCCGCCAAGGAGGTGCCGGTCTCGCGCATCGACCCCGGCGACCTCGTCCTCGTCCGCCCCGGCGAGCGGGTCGCGGTCGACGGCCTGGTGGAGAGCGGTAGGTCCGGCATCGACCAGAGCCTCGTCACCGGCGAGACCACCGAGGTCGAGACGGGCCCCGGCGACCGCGTCTATGCCGGCACCCTGAACGTCACCGGCACCCTCCGGGTGCGCGTCACGGCCGCCAAGGAGGGGACGCTTCTCGACGAGGTCAACCGGCTGCTGGAGGCCGCCGCCCAGGCCAAGTCGCGCTACATGCGCCTCGCCGACCGCGTCGCCCGCGCCTATGCGCCGGTCGTCCATCTCACCGCGCTCCTCACCTTCGCGGGCTGGCTCCTCCTCGGACAGCCCGCCGACCACGCCCTGGTGGTCGCCGTCTCGGTCCTCATCATCACCTGCCCCTGCGCGCTGGCGCTCGCCATCCCGGCCGTCCAGGTCGTCTCCTCGGGCCTCCTCTTCCGCAAGGGCGTGCTGATCCATGCCGGCGACGCCATCGAGCGGCTCGCCTCGGCCGACACGGTCGTGTTCGACAAGACCGGCACGCTGACGCTGCCCGAGCCGCGCCTGCTCGACATGGCCGGGCTCGATCCGCTCCTGCTCGCCGATGCCGGCCGGCTCGCCGCCTCGAGCCGCCACCCGCTCGGCATCGCCCTCGCGGCGGCCGCCGGCGCCGGCAACCCGGTCGCCGAGTCGATCGAGGTGCCCGGGCAGGGCCTCGAGGCCGAGGTCGACGGCGCGGTCTGGCGCCTGGGCGCGCCCGACTTCTGCGGCGTCACCGCCGAGACCCTGGCGGCGACCCGCGCCCGCTGGCCCGAGGCCTCGCTGGTCGCATTCCGCAAGGGCTCCGTCGACACGGCCCTCTTCGCCTTCGCGCAAGGCCTGCGTCCCGACGCCGTCGCGGTGGTCGAGCGGCTGCGCGGCGCGGGCTACCGGCTGGAGATCCTCTCCGGCGACCGCGAGGAGGCCGTGCGGGCCGCCGCCGCCGCGCTCGGCATCGCCGACTGGTCCGCCGGCCTGAAGCCCGCCGGCAAGATCGCCCGGCTGGAGGCCCTGAAGGCGGAAGGCCGCGCCGTGCTGATGGTCGGCGACGGCCTCAACGACGCCCCGGCGCTGGCCGCCGCCCACGTCTCGCTCTCGCCCGTGACCGCCGTGCACCTCTCGCAGGCCGCCGCCGACGCCGTCTTCCTCGGCGACCGGCTCGCCCCCGTGGCCGACGCCCTGGCGATCGCCCGCAAGGCGCGCGCCGCCATGGTGCAGAACCTCTGGATCTCGATCCTCTACAATCTCGTCGCGGTCCCGGTCGCCATCGTCGGGCTGGTGACGCCCCTGGTCGCGGCCCTTGCCATGTCGGGCTCCTCGATCGTGGTCACCGTCAACGCCCTCCGGCTGCGCCTGGGCAGCGGAACCGCCGCGGCCCCGGGCGGATCCGCCCGGTGA
- a CDS encoding DUF2945 domain-containing protein translates to MAKSDTPEFKAGDKVEWSSSGGRSVGKVVRRQTSPMDIEGHHVAASKDNPEYVVRSDRSGRIAAHKPSALKKR, encoded by the coding sequence ATGGCGAAGAGCGACACACCGGAGTTCAAGGCGGGCGACAAGGTCGAATGGAGCTCGTCTGGCGGCCGAAGCGTGGGCAAGGTCGTGCGGCGGCAGACGAGCCCGATGGACATCGAGGGGCACCATGTTGCCGCCTCGAAGGACAATCCCGAATATGTCGTGCGCAGCGACAGATCGGGCAGGATCGCGGCCCACAAGCCTTCG
- a CDS encoding hybrid sensor histidine kinase/response regulator, giving the protein MQQGWVVVVVALGYIGLLFAVAHYGDRTAHRLRPANGRPLIYALSLGVYCTSWTFFGSVGLAANRGLDFLTIYVGPMIMFLACYPLLQRVVKLAKAERITSIADFIAARYGKNQTVAAVVTVIAFVGIVPYIALQLKAVSLSVETIVTHFEMGITFRRNAPVLSDISLLVALAMATFACLFGTRHIDATEHQEGLMLAIAAESVVKLFAFCAVGLYVLFGLFDGPSDFLARTADLPRVQAMFARDLAGGSWIVMSLLSFIAILLLPRMFHVAVVENNAEAELKRARWIFPAYLIGINVFVLPIAIGGIALLGPGVDADSYVLRLPLEAGSGVFTVLAFIGGLSAATAMVIVASVALGIMVCNELVVPILIRRRAPVGAEPENMGSRLLIVRRLAIFAILLLAYAYYRAVADASALAEIGLLAFAAIAQFAPAFFGGLLWRRATARGAIAGMATGFALWFYTLLLPAFVDAGIGPHGILTDGPFGIWLLRPQALFAFGFDPLTHGVFWSLFGNIAAYVSVSLMRPPEAIERLQANIFVPADRTPAPAFRRWRTAVTVEDLRTTVSRYLGEDRTDRAFEDHARARNLQLAPNAPADVYLLKLSEQLLASAIGAASSRLVLSLLVKRRDPSAKAAMKLLDDASAAIQYNRDLLQTALDQVRQGISVFDKELRLICWNREFRQVLEIAPELAQAGTPLSVIVRDRAERGEFGPGNPEKIVKDRIDRLVGRLETFQEKLVSSGRVLEIRTSPMPDGGIVTTWTDITERVAHAEELARVNESLERRVRERTEELTCLNDALSRAKSAADEANLGKTRFLAAAGHDILQPLNAARLYSTSLVEKAEGTGFSHLASNIEQSLDAVEEIIGALLDISRLDAGALKPEFGVFRLDEILKPLKVEFEPIARERGLDFRVVPSSLSVRSDRRLLRRLVQNLVSNAIKYTPEGRVLVGCRRRKGRVVIEVLDSGLGIPDSKRRVIFEEFQRLEEGARVARGLGLGLSIVERISRVLGHPIGLHSEDGRGSRFTVELPLAAPVPAAPPEAGQVRPVPGRFDGLLAVCVDNEQAILDGMATLLTGWGAEVVAARDQKAAAARLKELGRAPDVLLVDYHLDEGTGIEAATYLRWLFGADLPAVLITADRSPQVREAARQKGMQVLNKPLKPAQLRAIIGQSRVQRLAAE; this is encoded by the coding sequence GTGCAGCAGGGTTGGGTCGTCGTCGTCGTCGCGCTCGGGTATATCGGGCTGCTCTTCGCCGTCGCGCACTACGGCGACCGCACCGCTCATCGCCTGAGACCCGCCAACGGCCGACCGCTCATCTACGCCCTGTCGCTCGGCGTCTACTGCACGTCCTGGACCTTCTTCGGTTCCGTCGGACTGGCGGCGAACCGCGGCCTCGACTTCCTGACCATCTACGTCGGCCCGATGATCATGTTCCTGGCCTGCTATCCGCTCCTGCAGCGGGTGGTGAAGCTCGCCAAGGCCGAACGCATCACCTCGATCGCCGACTTCATCGCGGCCCGCTACGGCAAGAACCAGACCGTCGCGGCGGTCGTCACCGTGATCGCCTTCGTGGGCATCGTCCCCTACATCGCCCTGCAGCTCAAGGCCGTCTCCCTGTCCGTGGAGACCATCGTGACCCACTTCGAGATGGGCATCACGTTCCGCCGCAACGCCCCGGTCCTCTCCGACATCTCGCTCCTCGTCGCCCTCGCGATGGCGACCTTCGCGTGCCTGTTCGGCACCCGCCACATCGACGCCACCGAGCACCAGGAAGGCCTGATGCTCGCCATCGCGGCGGAATCGGTGGTGAAGCTCTTCGCCTTCTGCGCGGTCGGCCTCTACGTCCTCTTCGGCCTCTTCGACGGCCCCTCGGACTTCCTGGCCCGCACCGCCGACCTGCCGCGCGTCCAGGCCATGTTCGCCCGCGACCTCGCCGGCGGCAGCTGGATCGTGATGTCGCTCCTGTCCTTCATCGCGATCCTGCTCCTGCCGCGCATGTTCCACGTCGCCGTCGTGGAGAACAACGCCGAGGCGGAGCTGAAGCGCGCCCGCTGGATCTTCCCCGCCTATCTGATCGGCATCAACGTCTTCGTGCTGCCGATCGCGATCGGCGGCATCGCGCTGCTCGGACCCGGCGTCGACGCCGACAGCTACGTCCTGCGCCTGCCGCTGGAGGCCGGCTCGGGCGTCTTCACCGTGCTCGCCTTCATCGGCGGCCTCTCGGCCGCGACCGCCATGGTGATCGTCGCCTCGGTGGCGCTCGGCATCATGGTCTGCAACGAGCTGGTGGTCCCGATCCTGATCCGCCGCCGCGCACCGGTCGGCGCCGAGCCGGAGAACATGGGCTCGCGCCTGCTCATCGTCCGCCGCCTGGCCATCTTCGCCATCCTGCTCCTCGCCTACGCGTATTACCGCGCGGTCGCCGACGCCTCGGCGCTCGCCGAGATCGGCCTCCTCGCCTTCGCGGCCATCGCCCAGTTCGCCCCGGCCTTCTTCGGCGGCCTCCTGTGGCGGCGCGCCACCGCGCGCGGCGCCATCGCCGGCATGGCGACCGGCTTCGCGCTGTGGTTCTACACCCTGCTCCTGCCGGCCTTCGTGGACGCGGGCATCGGCCCGCACGGCATCCTGACCGACGGCCCCTTCGGCATCTGGCTGCTCCGCCCGCAGGCGCTCTTCGCCTTCGGCTTCGATCCCCTGACCCACGGCGTCTTTTGGAGCCTCTTCGGCAACATCGCCGCCTACGTGTCGGTCTCGCTGATGCGCCCGCCCGAGGCGATCGAGCGGCTCCAGGCCAACATCTTCGTGCCCGCCGACCGTACGCCGGCCCCCGCCTTCCGGCGCTGGCGCACCGCCGTCACCGTCGAGGACCTGCGCACGACCGTGTCGCGCTACCTCGGCGAGGACCGCACCGACCGCGCCTTCGAGGACCACGCCCGCGCCCGCAATCTGCAGCTCGCCCCCAACGCCCCGGCCGACGTCTACCTCCTGAAGCTCTCCGAGCAGCTGCTCGCCTCCGCGATCGGCGCCGCCTCCTCGCGGCTCGTGCTGTCGCTCCTGGTCAAGCGCCGCGACCCGTCCGCCAAGGCCGCCATGAAGCTCCTGGACGACGCCTCGGCGGCCATCCAGTACAACCGCGACCTTCTCCAGACGGCCCTCGACCAGGTCCGCCAGGGCATCTCGGTCTTCGACAAGGAGCTGCGCCTCATCTGCTGGAACCGCGAGTTCCGCCAGGTGCTCGAGATCGCCCCGGAGCTCGCCCAGGCGGGCACGCCGCTCTCCGTCATCGTCCGCGACCGGGCCGAGCGCGGCGAGTTCGGGCCGGGCAACCCGGAGAAGATCGTCAAGGACCGCATCGACCGCCTGGTCGGCCGGCTGGAGACCTTCCAGGAGAAGCTCGTCTCCTCCGGCCGCGTGCTCGAAATCCGGACGAGCCCCATGCCGGACGGCGGCATCGTCACCACCTGGACCGACATCACCGAGCGGGTCGCCCATGCCGAGGAGCTGGCGCGCGTCAACGAGAGCCTGGAGCGCCGCGTGCGCGAACGCACCGAGGAGCTGACCTGCCTCAACGACGCCCTGTCGCGCGCCAAGAGCGCCGCCGACGAGGCCAACCTCGGCAAGACCCGCTTCCTCGCCGCCGCCGGCCACGACATCCTGCAGCCGCTCAACGCCGCCCGCCTCTACTCCACCAGCCTCGTCGAGAAGGCGGAAGGCACCGGCTTCTCGCACCTCGCCTCCAACATCGAGCAGTCCCTCGACGCCGTCGAGGAGATCATCGGCGCGCTTCTCGACATCTCGCGCCTCGACGCGGGTGCCCTCAAGCCCGAGTTCGGCGTGTTCCGGCTGGACGAGATCCTGAAGCCGCTCAAGGTCGAGTTCGAGCCGATCGCCCGCGAGCGCGGCCTCGACTTCCGCGTCGTCCCCTCGTCCCTGAGCGTCCGTTCGGACCGGCGCCTCCTGCGCCGCCTTGTGCAGAACCTGGTCTCCAACGCCATCAAGTACACGCCCGAGGGGCGCGTGCTGGTCGGCTGCCGCCGCCGCAAGGGCAGGGTGGTGATCGAGGTCCTCGATTCCGGCCTCGGCATCCCGGATTCCAAGCGCAGGGTGATCTTCGAGGAGTTCCAGCGGCTGGAGGAGGGGGCCCGCGTCGCCCGCGGCCTCGGGCTCGGCCTCTCGATCGTCGAGCGCATCAGCCGTGTCCTCGGCCACCCCATCGGGCTGCACTCGGAGGACGGGCGCGGCTCGCGCTTCACGGTCGAGCTCCCCCTGGCCGCCCCGGTCCCGGCCGCGCCCCCCGAGGCCGGCCAGGTCCGCCCAGTGCCCGGCCGCTTCGACGGGCTCCTCGCCGTCTGCGTCGACAACGAGCAGGCCATCCTCGACGGCATGGCGACGCTGCTGACCGGCTGGGGCGCGGAGGTCGTCGCCGCCCGCGACCAGAAGGCGGCCGCCGCGCGCCTCAAGGAACTCGGCCGCGCCCCGGACGTGCTGCTGGTGGACTATCACCTCGACGAGGGAACCGGGATCGAGGCCGCCACCTACCTGCGCTGGCTCTTCGGCGCCGACCTGCCGGCCGTGCTCATCACCGCGGACCGGTCGCCGCAGGTCCGGGAAGCGGCCCGCCAAAAGGGGATGCAGGTCCTCAACAAGCCGCTCAAGCCCGCGCAACTCCGCGCCATCATCGGCCAGTCCCGCGTCCAACGCCTCGCCGCGGAGTGA
- the ccoG gene encoding cytochrome c oxidase accessory protein CcoG: protein MRAETVPGGGSPANDSLYEDHKKVYPAAVQGTFRKIKWGLLIACLGIYYLLPFVRWDRGPGHPDQAVLIDFPNRRFYFFFIEIWPQEVYYITGLLILAALALFLMNALAGRVWCGYLCPQTVWTDLFLAVERWTEGDRRDRMKLDQAPWTADKVGRKAAKHALWLMIAWWTGGAWVLYFADAPTLVRDLLFFDAPLVAYIWIAILTGTTYVLAGFAREQVCIYMCPWPRIQAALTDEWALNVSYRVDRGEPRTSMKTAEKLRAAGEDAGDCIDCRQCVVVCPTGTDIREGIQLSCIQCGLCIDACDNVMDKVGRPRGLIAYDTDINIERREQGKPEIYRFVRPRTVLYVAVIAIVAAVMVFALTTRATVGVNVLHDRNPVFVVNSDGSVRNGYTVRILNKDREARDFVLAVEGLPAGAHLDVNGPEKMVDGKPVLSVEPDQTRELRVTVLTPKGTPLPTSTPVVFSVRETVTGETAAAKDFFKAP, encoded by the coding sequence ATGCGGGCCGAAACGGTGCCCGGCGGGGGATCCCCCGCCAATGACAGCCTTTACGAGGATCACAAGAAGGTCTACCCGGCCGCCGTCCAAGGCACCTTCCGCAAGATCAAGTGGGGCCTGCTGATCGCCTGCCTCGGCATCTACTACCTGCTCCCCTTCGTCCGCTGGGACCGCGGCCCCGGCCACCCGGACCAGGCCGTCCTGATCGACTTCCCCAACCGGCGCTTCTACTTCTTCTTCATCGAGATCTGGCCGCAGGAAGTCTACTACATCACCGGCCTCCTGATCCTGGCCGCGCTCGCGCTGTTTCTGATGAACGCGCTCGCCGGGCGCGTCTGGTGCGGCTACCTGTGCCCGCAGACGGTCTGGACCGATCTCTTCCTCGCCGTCGAGCGCTGGACCGAGGGCGACCGGCGCGACCGCATGAAGCTCGACCAGGCCCCCTGGACGGCCGACAAGGTTGGCCGCAAGGCCGCCAAGCACGCGCTCTGGCTCATGATCGCCTGGTGGACCGGCGGCGCCTGGGTGCTCTACTTCGCCGACGCCCCGACCCTCGTCCGCGACCTGCTGTTCTTCGACGCGCCACTGGTCGCCTACATCTGGATCGCCATCCTGACCGGCACGACCTACGTGCTCGCCGGCTTCGCGCGCGAGCAGGTCTGCATCTATATGTGCCCCTGGCCGCGCATCCAGGCCGCCCTGACCGACGAATGGGCCCTCAACGTCTCCTACCGGGTCGACCGCGGCGAGCCGCGCACCTCCATGAAGACGGCCGAGAAGCTGCGCGCCGCCGGCGAGGACGCCGGCGACTGCATCGACTGCCGCCAGTGCGTCGTCGTCTGCCCGACCGGCACGGATATCCGCGAAGGCATCCAGCTCTCCTGCATCCAGTGCGGCCTCTGCATCGACGCCTGCGACAACGTCATGGACAAGGTCGGCCGTCCGCGCGGGCTGATCGCCTACGACACCGACATCAACATCGAGCGTCGGGAGCAGGGCAAGCCGGAGATCTACCGCTTCGTCCGCCCCCGCACCGTCCTCTACGTCGCCGTGATCGCCATCGTGGCGGCCGTGATGGTCTTCGCGCTGACGACCCGCGCCACCGTCGGCGTCAACGTCCTGCACGACCGCAACCCCGTATTCGTGGTCAATTCCGACGGCTCCGTCCGCAACGGCTACACGGTGCGCATCCTCAACAAGGACCGCGAGGCGCGCGACTTCGTGCTCGCCGTGGAGGGCCTGCCGGCCGGCGCGCACCTGGACGTCAACGGCCCCGAGAAGATGGTCGACGGCAAGCCGGTCCTGAGCGTCGAGCCCGACCAGACCCGCGAGCTGCGCGTCACGGTGCTGACCCCGAAGGGCACGCCGCTGCCCACCTCGACCCCGGTCGTCTTCAGCGTCCGCGAAACCGTCACCGGCGAGACCGCGGCCGCCAAGGACTTCTTCAAGGCGCCGTGA
- a CDS encoding FixH family protein: MSMTTEDPKGFVLTGRHVLAITVLFFLTIFVANGAMLYYAVGSFPGTVTDSSYTASQRYNREIAAAAAQNARGWVVDASARRDADGHVAVRVMAKDAAGQPVAAPDFSAVLQRPTNRAEDHAVALRPLAGATGVFSGETDGVQAGQWELVIEAKGAEGRLFLSQSRLILR; this comes from the coding sequence ATGTCGATGACCACCGAAGACCCGAAGGGCTTCGTCCTGACCGGCCGGCACGTCCTGGCCATCACCGTCCTCTTCTTCCTGACGATCTTCGTCGCCAACGGCGCGATGCTCTACTACGCCGTGGGCAGCTTCCCCGGAACGGTGACGGATTCGTCCTACACGGCGAGCCAGCGCTACAACCGCGAGATCGCCGCCGCGGCGGCTCAGAATGCCCGCGGCTGGGTGGTCGACGCCTCGGCGCGCCGCGACGCCGACGGCCACGTGGCGGTCCGCGTGATGGCGAAGGATGCCGCCGGCCAGCCCGTCGCCGCCCCCGACTTCAGCGCCGTCCTGCAGCGTCCGACCAACCGGGCCGAGGATCATGCGGTCGCGCTCCGCCCCCTGGCCGGCGCCACCGGGGTCTTTTCCGGCGAGACGGACGGCGTCCAGGCGGGCCAGTGGGAACTCGTCATCGAGGCCAAGGGCGCCGAGGGCCGGCTCTTCCTGTCGCAGAGCCGCCTGATCCTGCGTTGA
- a CDS encoding EVE domain-containing protein: MSERAWIAVASAEHVRRGRAEGFMQVCHGKGGPLRRLAPSDRVAYYSPTETFGGADRLQAFTALGRVRPGPPYRADMGGGFHPFRRDVDWEDAAEAPIRPLLPELGFARGGNWGYRLRFGLFEVDPADMDAIARAMRVPLAA; encoded by the coding sequence GTGAGCGAACGAGCCTGGATCGCCGTCGCCTCCGCCGAGCACGTCCGCCGGGGCCGCGCGGAGGGCTTCATGCAGGTCTGCCACGGCAAGGGCGGGCCGCTCCGCCGCCTCGCCCCCAGCGACCGCGTCGCCTACTACTCGCCGACCGAGACTTTCGGCGGCGCGGACCGCCTGCAGGCCTTCACGGCGCTCGGCCGGGTCAGGCCCGGCCCGCCGTACCGAGCCGACATGGGTGGCGGCTTCCATCCGTTCCGCCGGGACGTGGACTGGGAGGACGCGGCCGAGGCGCCGATCCGCCCGCTGCTGCCGGAGCTCGGCTTCGCGCGCGGCGGAAACTGGGGCTACCGGCTCCGCTTCGGCCTCTTCGAGGTCGATCCGGCCGACATGGACGCGATCGCCCGGGCCATGCGGGTGCCGCTCGCCGCCTGA
- the ccoS gene encoding cbb3-type cytochrome oxidase assembly protein CcoS has product MDVLVFLIPVALALGFLGLAAFMWSLRSGQYEDLDGAGWRILSDDDLPDDKRPK; this is encoded by the coding sequence ATGGACGTCCTGGTATTCCTGATCCCCGTCGCGCTCGCCCTCGGCTTCCTGGGGCTGGCGGCCTTCATGTGGAGCCTGCGGTCCGGCCAGTACGAGGACCTGGACGGGGCGGGCTGGCGGATCCTCTCCGACGACGACCTGCCCGACGACAAGCGGCCCAAGTAG
- a CDS encoding DUF808 domain-containing protein, translated as MSVGLIALLDDVAAIAKAAAASIDDVVLQATKAGTKAAGVVIDDAAVTPRFVTGLSPAREVPIIAKIALGSLKNKLVVLLPAALLLSVFAPWAITPLLMIGGAYLCYEGVEKLWEIVQPHGARAHEADLEPTALDPESEEDRKVAGAIKTDFILSAEIMTITLAAVPGGGLAMQAAVLAAVGVAITALVYGGVALIVKADDFGLALARRHPGGGLLHRFGCLLVRAMPVFLGFLSKLGTTAMIWVGGGILVHGLEEYGFPWFAETFHHLAEAAAHAVPPLGDVTAWVVEALGAILVGIAAGVMAIPLAGYVVSPGWRRAKALLRPRRPRDA; from the coding sequence TTGAGCGTCGGACTGATCGCCCTTCTCGACGACGTCGCGGCCATCGCCAAGGCCGCGGCGGCCTCCATCGACGACGTCGTCCTGCAGGCCACCAAGGCCGGCACCAAGGCCGCCGGCGTGGTGATCGACGACGCCGCGGTGACGCCCCGCTTCGTCACCGGCCTGTCGCCCGCCCGCGAAGTGCCGATCATCGCCAAGATCGCGCTGGGGTCGCTCAAGAACAAGCTGGTCGTCCTGCTCCCGGCGGCGCTCCTCCTCAGCGTCTTCGCGCCCTGGGCCATCACCCCGCTCCTCATGATCGGCGGCGCCTACCTCTGCTACGAGGGCGTCGAGAAGCTTTGGGAGATTGTCCAGCCCCACGGCGCCCGGGCCCACGAAGCCGACCTCGAGCCCACCGCCCTCGACCCGGAGAGCGAGGAGGACCGCAAGGTCGCCGGCGCCATCAAGACCGACTTCATCCTCTCCGCCGAGATCATGACCATCACCCTCGCCGCCGTGCCGGGGGGCGGGCTCGCCATGCAGGCCGCGGTCCTCGCCGCGGTCGGGGTCGCCATCACGGCGCTGGTCTACGGCGGCGTCGCCCTCATCGTGAAGGCCGACGACTTCGGGCTGGCCCTCGCCCGGCGCCACCCGGGGGGCGGTCTACTCCACCGCTTCGGCTGCCTGCTGGTCCGGGCGATGCCGGTCTTCCTCGGATTCCTGAGCAAGCTCGGCACCACGGCCATGATCTGGGTCGGCGGCGGCATCCTGGTCCACGGGCTGGAGGAGTACGGCTTCCCCTGGTTCGCCGAGACCTTCCACCACCTCGCCGAGGCCGCCGCCCACGCCGTCCCCCCGCTCGGCGACGTGACGGCCTGGGTCGTCGAGGCCCTCGGGGCGATCCTGGTCGGCATCGCCGCCGGCGTGATGGCGATCCCGCTCGCCGGCTACGTCGTCTCCCCCGGCTGGCGGCGCGCCAAGGCGCTGCTCCGGCCCCGGCGCCCACGCGACGCCTGA
- a CDS encoding VOC family protein, which translates to MTDASLVILYVADPPASAAFYRDLLGKPPVESSPTFAMLPFRDGLMLGLWSRRTVEPAAEAAGGATELAFTVAGPAEVDAVHRDWRSRGLPIAQAPADMDFGRTFVALDPDGHRLRVFAPEMP; encoded by the coding sequence ATGACCGACGCCAGCCTCGTCATCCTCTACGTCGCCGACCCGCCCGCGAGCGCCGCCTTCTACCGCGACCTGCTCGGCAAGCCGCCGGTCGAATCCTCCCCGACCTTCGCGATGCTGCCCTTCCGGGACGGCCTCATGCTCGGCCTCTGGTCGCGCCGCACCGTGGAGCCGGCAGCCGAGGCCGCGGGCGGGGCAACCGAACTCGCCTTCACGGTCGCCGGCCCCGCCGAGGTCGATGCCGTCCACCGGGACTGGCGGTCGCGCGGCCTGCCGATCGCCCAGGCGCCCGCCGACATGGACTTCGGCCGCACCTTCGTGGCGCTCGACCCGGACGGCCACCGGCTCCGCGTCTTCGCCCCCGAGATGCCGTGA
- a CDS encoding ankyrin repeat domain-containing protein, producing the protein MPDAGKPSRRRLARPAAALAGVLAWSGAAMTASALTPLPDATPLFRAAGAGDLPAVRDLLAGGMPADPRDGFGQTPLLLAVQGGHVEVAEALMAAGADVNAQAGNRDTPWLLAGALGRTAILKAMVPRGPDLTVRNRFGGNALIPACERGHVDAIAFLLTTGIDVDHVNDLGWTCLLEIVILGDGGPRHVEAARLVLAAGADPNLADRDGVTPLAHARARGQTRVAALIEAAGGRVAR; encoded by the coding sequence ATGCCCGACGCCGGAAAGCCGTCACGGAGACGTCTCGCGCGACCGGCTGCCGCGCTCGCCGGCGTCCTCGCCTGGTCCGGAGCCGCCATGACCGCGTCCGCGCTGACCCCGCTGCCCGATGCAACGCCCCTCTTTCGTGCCGCCGGAGCCGGCGACCTCCCCGCCGTCCGGGACCTCCTCGCCGGTGGCATGCCGGCCGACCCGCGCGACGGGTTCGGGCAGACGCCGCTCCTCCTCGCCGTCCAGGGCGGCCATGTGGAGGTCGCCGAGGCCCTCATGGCCGCCGGCGCCGACGTGAACGCCCAGGCCGGCAACCGGGACACCCCCTGGCTCCTCGCCGGCGCGCTGGGCCGGACCGCCATCCTCAAGGCCATGGTCCCGCGCGGGCCCGACCTGACCGTCCGCAACCGCTTCGGCGGCAACGCGCTCATCCCGGCCTGCGAGCGCGGCCATGTCGACGCGATCGCCTTCCTGCTGACGACCGGCATCGACGTCGACCACGTCAACGACCTCGGCTGGACCTGCCTCCTGGAGATCGTCATCCTAGGCGACGGCGGCCCGCGCCATGTCGAGGCCGCGCGCCTCGTCCTCGCCGCCGGCGCCGACCCGAACCTCGCCGACCGCGACGGCGTCACCCCGCTCGCGCATGCCCGGGCGCGCGGACAGACCCGGGTCGCCGCCCTGATCGAGGCCGCCGGCGGCCGCGTCGCGCGCTGA